In Streptomyces sp. NBC_00683, the DNA window TCTGTCTGATCGTCGGTGCCCTCGGGCTCTCGGCCCCGGCCGCGGTCGCCGCCGCCGGACCCGCCGCCGAGCCCAGCATCCGCATCAGCCCCGGCAGGGCCACACCCGGTTCCCAGGTCACGGTCAGTACCAGGGCATGCGGCAAGGAGACCTACGGCAAGGGCACGTCGGAGGTCGGCGGGGCGTTTCACCTCTTCGCGGGCGAGCGCAAGGGCACGCTCGTCGGCGTGTTCGAGATTCCGGCGGGGACCGTCGCCCGCACCGACACCGTGATCGTGAAGTGCCCGCC includes these proteins:
- a CDS encoding sortase; amino-acid sequence: MRNTRVGAGICLIVGALGLSAPAAVAAAGPAAEPSIRISPGRATPGSQVTVSTRACGKETYGKGTSEVGGAFHLFAGERKGTLVGVFEIPAGTVARTDTVIVKCPPRIMITDTYKIADRVQSGGGAPNGGGTPSGGVDAGFGAPTDKGTQLAAGSVLLAGALAGGVVRMRRRVSTVGA